ATGCTgcagtaaacaaacaaacaaaaatgtgcACTGTAAGTGCAGTTAGCCCCCAAACTGTTGTGACGTGCACTGACGAGTGAAAACATGACTGAAACATTAGTTTAAGTGGCCCGGCTATAcatacaagagaaaaaaaaacttccaaaTTCCCCCTGCCTCGCCcaaaggaaactgccggacttttaataaagtttattcattcattccaaATTCCGTGCTCAATAACAAGCAAACAAGTAAGTAAACGAGCAAAACGAAACAACGGCAACAGTTACGACACTGTTACCATTCTAGCATACCGCGGGGATGGTGACGAAAAGACCGACCCTACGATATTAGCATTGTGCGACATTCCTCAGCAGCTTAACGTGTATTATAATGTTGATTTCTCTCGATGATACTTGTGAATGACATACttgtaaacaacaacaaaagaataaTGCCTCTTTCGTAAGTTTCTGTAGATTTTGAATGAAGCCATGAGTATGATACATACTGTAAATTAGAGGTGTGATgtgttttgctagtaataccccTCCGGCGCTATACAGCTTAGCAGGCTTATACAGACAAAATACAGCAAACGTCGATAGGCATTAGACTCTGGACAATTTGCAGCAAGGTCTAAAGAAAATTTTAAAAGCCTAGGTAGCAGCTGGACGGCGGAAAAGTGCCAACTTGGAATCTCGGTAAGAATCTTGCGAGTTGTATATCACGAAGTGGATGCAAAATAAATTTAACTAGGTCGTTGGCATGGTTAAAGCGAACAGAAGACCATAATCCTGCAATGTAGTAAGACACGTGAGCCAATATGTAAGAAGGAAAACCTAATTTATCGAGGTATACTTCACAAGGAAACATTGAACCATCAGAAAAACTGCCGTTTGATAGACGCTAGCGTCATTATCCTGGCGGTTTCAGTCCTCATCGTCTTCTTATTGTATTCAGCGCTTGGGACCTAATAGAAAATATTTTTGCATGCGTACCCTCACTAAGCAACGACGCGAAAAGAAATAACGAGCGAGCGCCACTTATTGCAAAAGTGTATGAATGATGCCTGCAATGTTTTCATGCACTTGCAAAcaaaatgtctttcttttttttcgttttttttttaacactcgCGGCACAAGTATTAGTGCAACATTGCTATGACGAAACGATCTCAGAGTATCAGCAATAAAAGCCCCCAACCTTTCATAGATTAGCTGCCGCGGATAAGTAAGGCTTCGAATAGGACAACGCTGCCATGAGAGACATAAAGCATAAGAGGGCATACTCAAGCGGTGCCGCAAAAAAGCAAGGTGATAACGTTGAAAGACCAGTGTTCGATGGTGCAGTTTTGCTTAGACTGATGTGTTTAATTAACCTCAGATTCTCATTCTTCAAAAGTGCGAGTTCACTTAGTCGCCAATTTCGTCCCAGCGCATGTGAAAATCCCTAGGCCACACCTCCAGCAGCGTCTCTTCCTCAGCCTTGTTTCGTTTTTGATGTCGTTTTCAGTCTGATCTAGCACACAATAGCATGTCCCAGCGAGCTACATCACTACAATTTTCTCTCCCCCCGtcccttaaaaaaaaagttttcttacGCCGGCTTTACATTGGCCAGAAACTCGTTTATGATCGGCGCGACTCTTTCGGGATGGTTGAGGTGGACGTAGTGGTTTCCCTCCACCTCGACGTGCTTGAAGCGGGGGCAGCACCGTTCGTACAGGGCGAAGAAACGGTCCATGCTCTGGCGCATGATACGCTCGTCGATCTCCGATGCCGTTACCATCAGCAGATCGCAGCGAATCTTCTCCATGAGCGTGTATTGGAAATCCGCGTCCAGCAGGACCGTGCTGATGACCTTGGTCCTCTGGTCCGTACGCAGCGTCAGCTTGCCGTCCTCGCGAACCACGTCCCTCGCCATGAGGATCCTCATCGTGTCCTTGTTCAGCGTGTGCAGCGTCGCCTCGTCCAGCCTCTTGAGCAGTTCCTCTTCGGTGTAAGACGGCGGCTGGCTCAGTCTGGATTCCAGGTGGATGAAGCTGCTGATCAACTTGCTGGTGTCCTGGGTGAGGCGCTCCCGCGGCACGTGCAGAGGCGCGTACAGGTCCAGCGCCACGACGCACTGGACGCGGTCCGGGAAGAAGCTGGCGTACATCATGCCCACGGTGCAGCCGAAGCTGTGACCCATGATGCAGAAGCGCTCCCACTTGAGTTGCTGCACGACGCGGCACACGTCCATGACGTACTCGTGGTAGCTGTAGCTGCACCCTGCCGGTTTGTGCGACGACAGGCCGTGACCACTCAGGTCCAGAGCGACGACGTATATATCTGGAGAGAAAGAGTGGCGAGGCATAAACATGAAGGTCTCGCTAAAAGCAATATCGGTTCGGCAGGTGTGCCGCATGCGTTTATGATTTCTATGTATATTCCGTAAGTAAGGCTCAAGGTAAATTATTAgcggctactcgtaagtggattAACCAGCCTGCTCTGCCTCGAACCCTTTCTACGTTTCATGTTAAGTGGGTCCTGAACAACCCCTCGGgctcggtgaaaaaaaaaaaaaaaacacatcctacGAACAGCAAACGCTgctatgaaaagctcagccaaaagaaaaaaaaagggaaatgcTCAAGTTCATGATTGCCGCTGATGTAGTTTCTTGGACCTTGACGAAAGAAAAAACCTTGCGTATTTGCCGCATCACCCCCTCTGTACTTGGCGGGTTAGAAAcacttttgcggcaatcgattcgtgaggcattaACCTCCTATACTGAGGTCATTCCACGATTACTTCTAAAACTGTTAACTTTCAGGCCCTTTATGTATAGGCGAAGACTCCTGGGTAAGATTGCCAGGCTTTTCTCATCGAACAACTTCGAATAGTGATTATAATAAGAGTATATTGTGAGTTTTCTACAAAGCTTCTTTTTCATATTCAGATGACTTTGTTCTAGAAGGCTGAGAGGCGGCTGATATTCGCTACATTTTCCCTTCAACTGCACCCTCAATAGGTCTACCCGAGTATGGTTTTCTGCAACACTTATCGCTGGTGTACAGTGCAATaaactctttcttttctttcttttactatgAGCCACTAAACGTAAGGACATGTCGCTTGTATCATTATAACTCCCTAACACTTCCCTGTGCGAGGGTAATGCAGATAAATGATAAACCATGCATGGGCAAGGAGATCTCTAAGCGTAGCGTACTGCCCGGCAGCATGACTAGGACATAACAGCAAATACAAACCGACATTGCGACAAGCCTTACTTCCTCCTGGATCATAAAACACATTCAAGAGCATACGAAACGGTTGTCAACCTGATGAGAGGAGCGGAATGAGTGTGTCGAAGGTGCCGGCGTTGTTTCTCCAACCGTGCAGTGCCAGGACGCGGGTGGTGGCGTGTGCCTGGTCGCCCCACACTTTGGCAGCCAGGTGGCCATACGGGATGGTGAACTTAGTTTCCGTGCACTCTGAAGGCATGCCTGTGCGCGAAGGCGAGCGGGGGTGGGATGAAAACAGGCATGAACGAACGTCCAATACACCGTAAGCCGAGGTGACGTCGTGATGCCTTTAAGCACCCTATATTAGAGCGTTTTAGTAGTGCCGGTTTACAGAGCggtaagtacggtaataccgtacggTCGTGGTCAGCACGCAGCTTTTTCTCAAACTTTTTGGTCGCGAGAGTTGCTTATTGCGTATGGTAACTTGATGAGATTATCAATATGGCTAATAGAGGTATTGTAGACAAAGGAATCTACGTGCCGGTGACGACGGTACAGTGTttccgtacttaacgcacggtattCCCGTCACTGCTAAAATACCCTAATTGGATGCTTTAGCAGTGACGGCATTACGGTAAGTACGGTAATATTGTATCGCCGTGGCCGTCGCACTGCTTTTTATAAAACCTTTTAGCCGCACGAGTTGCTCAATGCGCACGGTAACGCGACTAGATGATCAAAGTGGCTAATAGAGGTCTAATAAAGCTCCGTGCCGGACCACGACGGTGCGGTATTTCCGTACTTACCGTACGTTAAATCGGCACTGTTAAAACACCCTAATAATACTGACCTTGGCATTGCTACCAGTTTACGCAAGTCACGTATGAAACCATTAGCGAGTATCAGGGCGGCACTATTCAGGGTGTCACCTTGAGCGAGTATCAGGGTGCGGCCGATCACTTTTGGCGACAGCGTCGCTTTGCG
This window of the Rhipicephalus sanguineus isolate Rsan-2018 chromosome 2, BIME_Rsan_1.4, whole genome shotgun sequence genome carries:
- the LOC119383341 gene encoding serine hydrolase-like protein isoform X2, coding for MPSECTETKFTIPYGHLAAKVWGDQAHATTRVLALHGWRNNAGTFDTLIPLLSSDIYVVALDLSGHGLSSHKPAGCSYSYHEYVMDVCRVVQQLKWERFCIMGHSFGCTVGMMYASFFPDRVQCVVALDLYAPLHVPRERLTQDTSKLISSFIHLESRLSQPPSYTEEELLKRLDEATLHTLNKDTMRILMARDVVREDGKLTLRTDQRTKVISTVLLDADFQYTLMEKIRCDLLMVTASEIDERIMRQSMDRFFALYERCCPRFKHVEVEGNHYVHLNHPERVAPIINEFLANVKPA